A genomic window from Tautonia rosea includes:
- the purH gene encoding bifunctional phosphoribosylaminoimidazolecarboxamide formyltransferase/IMP cyclohydrolase, producing MSDTTTPIRRALLSVSDKRGLVDLARALADRGIALLASGGTRTALIEAGLEAEEVSSYTGSPEILGGRVKTLHPKIHGGILARRDQADDVTTLTAHGIEPIDLVVVNLYPFEATIARPDVTDAEAIENIDIGGPSLIRGAAKNHAHVAVLTDPDQYSVFLEHLSQHGGTTFAFRRARALDAFRQTAHYDQAISSYLAGASTESEPEGFPNTFSPRFVLRTSLRYGENPHQRAAFYVESETESPNLASATIRHGKELSYNNLLDLDSALRLIRSFDEPAACVLKHNNPCGSAIGSTLAEAFERAYDGDPVSAFGGIVGLNRPVDLVTAERMVSPGRFIECILAPSFEPDAFEALTTRPTWKNSVRLIELGVPIGPGQGSPPGLDLRRIEGGLLVQDWDTMQANPLAEGRVVSKRPPNDREAIDLAFGWKVCQAVKSNAIVLASEGQIVGVGAGQMSRLDSVEIAVKKAGARAAGAVLASDAFFPFRDGPDAAAAAGVTAIIQPGGSRRDEEVIAACDEHGIALIFTGRRHFRH from the coding sequence TGAGGCCGGTCTCGAAGCCGAGGAAGTTTCCTCATATACCGGAAGCCCTGAAATCCTCGGCGGAAGGGTCAAGACGCTTCATCCAAAGATCCACGGCGGGATTCTCGCGCGTCGCGATCAGGCCGACGACGTGACGACGCTGACCGCTCATGGAATCGAGCCGATCGACCTCGTCGTCGTCAACCTTTATCCGTTTGAAGCCACCATCGCCAGGCCAGATGTCACCGATGCCGAGGCAATCGAGAATATCGACATCGGCGGCCCAAGCCTGATTCGAGGAGCCGCGAAGAATCATGCCCATGTGGCCGTCCTGACCGATCCAGATCAATATTCGGTGTTTCTGGAACACCTCAGCCAGCACGGTGGAACCACTTTCGCATTTCGACGCGCGAGAGCCCTCGACGCATTCCGACAGACCGCGCACTACGATCAGGCCATTTCGTCCTACCTGGCCGGAGCCTCGACTGAGAGCGAGCCAGAAGGCTTTCCGAACACGTTTTCTCCCCGGTTCGTGCTGCGAACCTCTTTACGATACGGAGAGAACCCTCATCAGCGGGCCGCTTTCTACGTCGAATCTGAGACGGAGAGTCCGAACCTGGCCTCGGCCACCATCAGACACGGAAAAGAGCTTTCTTATAACAATCTTCTCGACCTTGATAGTGCGTTACGTCTGATTCGATCTTTCGATGAGCCTGCTGCCTGTGTCTTAAAGCACAACAACCCATGTGGTTCAGCGATTGGCTCAACCCTCGCCGAGGCCTTCGAGCGGGCTTATGACGGTGATCCGGTCAGCGCCTTTGGTGGAATTGTCGGACTGAATCGACCGGTTGATCTGGTGACGGCCGAACGCATGGTCAGTCCGGGACGATTCATCGAGTGCATTCTCGCCCCCAGCTTTGAGCCCGACGCCTTCGAGGCGTTGACCACCCGGCCGACCTGGAAAAACAGTGTCCGACTGATTGAGCTAGGCGTGCCGATTGGTCCCGGTCAAGGTTCGCCCCCTGGCCTCGACCTCCGACGCATCGAGGGAGGCTTGCTTGTTCAGGACTGGGACACCATGCAGGCCAATCCGCTCGCCGAAGGTCGGGTCGTAAGCAAGCGTCCGCCGAACGATCGGGAAGCCATCGATCTGGCCTTCGGCTGGAAGGTTTGTCAGGCAGTCAAGTCGAATGCCATCGTCCTGGCCAGTGAAGGCCAGATCGTCGGCGTTGGCGCCGGGCAGATGAGCCGACTGGACTCCGTCGAAATCGCCGTGAAGAAGGCCGGCGCCCGAGCTGCCGGTGCCGTCCTTGCGTCCGACGCCTTCTTCCCGTTCCGAGATGGCCCCGATGCGGCCGCTGCGGCCGGTGTCACCGCGATCATTCAGCCGGGAGGCTCTCGGCGCGATGAGGAGGTCATTGCCGCTTGCGACGAGCACGGGATTGCCCTGATCTTTACCGGTCGCCGTCACTTTCGGCACTGA
- a CDS encoding ZIP family metal transporter, with protein MNAFADFNPIVQALVAGGFTWGLTALGASLVFFARSMNRRMFDAMLGFAAGVMVAASVWSLLLLAIDLSREQGGSGWGPATIGFLLGGLVLRLADQWLPHLHPGLKRDRAEGIKTQWRRSTLLVLAITLHNIPEGLALGVAFGATEHDFIDGSLGRAIALSIGIGLQNVPEGIAVALPLRGEGISRVKAFWYGQLSAIVEPVAAVLGAAAVLFVSPILPYTLAVAAGAMIYVVIEELIPESQQHGNTDLATLGTMAGFAVMMVLDVSLG; from the coding sequence ATGAACGCGTTTGCCGACTTCAATCCGATCGTCCAGGCTCTGGTGGCTGGAGGGTTTACCTGGGGACTGACAGCCCTCGGAGCCTCGCTTGTCTTTTTCGCCCGGTCGATGAATCGGCGCATGTTCGATGCTATGCTCGGTTTTGCGGCCGGGGTGATGGTGGCGGCGAGTGTCTGGTCGTTGCTCTTGCTGGCGATCGATCTCTCCCGAGAACAGGGTGGCTCGGGATGGGGACCGGCGACCATCGGCTTCCTGCTCGGTGGCCTGGTGCTCCGTCTCGCAGACCAATGGCTCCCGCATCTTCATCCCGGTCTGAAGCGGGACCGAGCAGAGGGGATCAAGACTCAATGGCGACGGTCCACCTTGCTTGTCCTGGCGATCACCCTGCACAACATCCCCGAAGGCCTGGCCCTCGGAGTGGCCTTCGGAGCGACCGAGCACGACTTCATTGATGGCTCGCTCGGACGAGCCATTGCTCTGTCGATCGGCATCGGCCTACAGAACGTTCCCGAAGGGATCGCCGTCGCGCTCCCACTTCGGGGCGAGGGGATAAGTCGGGTCAAAGCTTTCTGGTACGGTCAGCTTTCCGCGATAGTCGAGCCGGTGGCCGCGGTTCTTGGGGCGGCGGCCGTGCTGTTCGTCTCGCCCATCCTTCCCTACACCCTGGCAGTTGCCGCGGGGGCGATGATCTACGTGGTGATCGAGGAGCTCATTCCTGAGAGCCAGCAGCACGGCAACACCGACCTCGCAACGCTGGGAACAATGGCCGGGTTTGCCGTGATGATGGTGCTGGATGTCTCGCTGGGATGA
- a CDS encoding DUF1501 domain-containing protein — protein MTLHRRQFLRSSLAASSLVSMGGATIPGFLARSAQAARVANPDDRILVVVQLVGGNDGLNTVVPHGIDGYVRNRRRLRLPTGQLHRITEDIGFHPSMGQMAKLLEDGRLTIVQGVGYPNPDRSHFRSMEIWETARTDSSPEALETGWLGRVLDANPAGPGSDSPAIHVGGGRLPLALKARRIEVPSMEQIDQFRLQAGGSSADQDSTRSALNEVASVERTDDPLLGFLRRSTLAAYESSARLEEVASGQGDDSNYPNFDLARRLEQIARIIKAGFGTRIYYTRQDGYDTHANQLGSHAALLNELADSLAAFHDDLAQDGQADRVAVLVFSEFGRRVAENASNGTDHGAAAPVFVVGPVSQAGLMGEHPSLDDLDEGDLKYQLDFRNLYASLLDNWLGVSSAPIVGEGFASLPLLKTS, from the coding sequence ATGACACTTCATCGCCGCCAGTTCCTCCGATCCTCCCTGGCTGCCTCCTCCTTGGTTTCGATGGGAGGTGCAACCATTCCTGGATTCCTCGCGCGATCGGCTCAGGCCGCCAGGGTCGCGAATCCTGATGATCGGATCCTGGTCGTCGTCCAGCTTGTTGGCGGCAACGATGGGTTGAACACGGTCGTTCCGCATGGGATCGACGGATACGTTCGCAACCGTCGCCGACTCCGATTGCCGACCGGGCAACTTCATCGCATTACCGAAGACATTGGTTTTCACCCGAGTATGGGCCAGATGGCCAAGCTGCTCGAAGACGGTCGACTGACCATTGTGCAGGGGGTGGGGTATCCGAATCCCGACCGCTCTCATTTCCGATCCATGGAGATTTGGGAAACCGCCCGCACTGACTCCAGCCCCGAGGCGCTCGAAACCGGATGGCTCGGCCGAGTGCTCGACGCCAATCCTGCCGGTCCCGGATCGGATTCGCCGGCCATCCATGTCGGCGGCGGCCGACTGCCCCTGGCCCTGAAGGCCCGGAGGATCGAGGTTCCATCAATGGAGCAGATCGACCAGTTCCGACTCCAAGCCGGCGGTTCCTCGGCTGACCAGGACTCAACCCGATCGGCCTTGAATGAGGTTGCCAGCGTGGAACGGACGGATGACCCCTTGCTCGGCTTTCTCCGTCGGAGCACCTTGGCGGCTTACGAGTCGAGTGCGAGGCTTGAGGAGGTTGCCTCGGGGCAGGGGGATGACTCCAATTACCCCAACTTCGACCTCGCTCGCCGGCTCGAACAGATTGCTCGTATCATTAAGGCCGGCTTCGGAACACGCATTTATTACACCCGGCAAGACGGTTACGACACCCACGCGAACCAGCTCGGCAGTCACGCCGCGTTGCTCAACGAACTGGCTGACTCCCTCGCCGCGTTCCATGATGATCTGGCACAGGACGGCCAGGCCGACCGGGTCGCGGTGCTCGTCTTCAGCGAGTTCGGACGGCGGGTCGCCGAGAATGCGTCGAACGGAACCGACCACGGGGCCGCGGCTCCGGTGTTCGTCGTCGGCCCCGTATCTCAGGCGGGGTTGATGGGTGAGCACCCGAGCCTCGACGATCTCGACGAGGGTGATCTGAAGTACCAGCTCGATTTCCGGAACCTCTACGCCTCCCTCCTCGACAACTGGCTCGGCGTCTCTTCGGCTCCCATAGTTGGTGAGGGGTTTGCGTCCTTGCCCTTGCTGAAAACCTCCTGA